CCGAACAGCAACAGAGGCCCGAAACAGCCGATTTCGGCTACCTGCTCTCCCGCTGCTCGACCTTGTTCAGTTCGATCAACAGCCGAAAGATCGCCTTGACGAGGTTCGCGTCGACATCGAACTGTTCGGCGTTATCGCCCGCTCGCTCCATGACCTGCTGTTCCTGTTTCTCGTCGGTCGTCGGCAGGCCCTGTTCGTCTTTGACCGCCGCGATCGTGTCCGCGACGTACGTTCGCTGCGCGATCAGTTCGACGATCTCCTGATCGATCGTCCGAATCTCCTCGCGCAGTTCGTCGAGGTCCATCTCCTCGGGCGTGCGATCCTCGTCGTCGATTCCGCCGTCCGTCTCCGTGTCCGTTGGCTCTCGAGTCATGTCGTTCGTGTTCCGTCCGTTCGCGTCCCCAGTAATCGTGTCGTTCCGTCGCGCTCGGTCCACCGGGTCTGGACCGCCTCGAGCGAGTCGCGATCCCCGACGGCGACGTAGCTTGGCCCCGTGCCGGACAGGGAAACACCGGCGACGTCGGGCAAGGCGTCGATCATCGGCCCGGTCGAGAACTCGAGGGCGGCCGCGAAGGCGAAGCCGTTGACGGTCATCGCCTCGCCGTAGCGGCCGTCGAGCGCGAGTTCTTCGACCAGCCGGGCCATCGGGGCGACGCGTTCGCAGGCCGAGACGTCGGCGTCGGCGCTGTAAGACTGTTCGGGCGGCGTGTAGACCAGCGCGTGCCAGTCGACTTCCTCGCGGGCGAGCAACGCATCGGCCGTGTTGTCGGTGACCGTCACGCCGCCGAGCATGCTCGCGCTGGCGTCGTCGAACGCGCCGGTGACGGTCACGCCGGCATCGCGAGCAGCTCGAACGCCGAGGCGACAGGCGTCGATCCGGTCGACCGAATCGACGACCTCGAGGGCGTCCAGCGTCGCGAGTACCGTCGCGTTGGCCGCCGCGCTGGAGCTCTTCAGCCCGGACGCCATCGGCACCTCGCTTTCGGTCCGGACGCGAGCACCGACGGT
This portion of the Natrinema salinisoli genome encodes:
- a CDS encoding shikimate kinase, producing the protein MDGRAVAPAAGTVLNALATGTGSAFAIDLETTATVELTGDGDVVGEIAGRPEADVTLVERCAALTIAEYAEQAGLDESTVGARVRTESEVPMASGLKSSSAAANATVLATLDALEVVDSVDRIDACRLGVRAARDAGVTVTGAFDDASASMLGGVTVTDNTADALLAREEVDWHALVYTPPEQSYSADADVSACERVAPMARLVEELALDGRYGEAMTVNGFAFAAALEFSTGPMIDALPDVAGVSLSGTGPSYVAVGDRDSLEAVQTRWTERDGTTRLLGTRTDGTRTT
- a CDS encoding chorismate mutase, whose amino-acid sequence is MTREPTDTETDGGIDDEDRTPEEMDLDELREEIRTIDQEIVELIAQRTYVADTIAAVKDEQGLPTTDEKQEQQVMERAGDNAEQFDVDANLVKAIFRLLIELNKVEQRESR